One genomic segment of Intestinimonas butyriciproducens includes these proteins:
- a CDS encoding TIGR04076 family protein: protein MKRPRIRITLIDRKGPCGCHRGHKVGDSFDFDTERGQLCPMAMHVAFPYVDILRYGGALPGQEPGTAVFACPDVDTLNIFRIERTDPLDAPADGGVSSS, encoded by the coding sequence ATGAAAAGGCCGAGAATCCGGATCACGCTGATCGACAGGAAGGGTCCCTGCGGCTGCCACAGGGGGCACAAGGTGGGGGACAGCTTCGACTTTGACACGGAACGGGGACAACTGTGCCCCATGGCCATGCACGTGGCCTTCCCCTATGTGGACATCCTGCGCTACGGCGGCGCGCTCCCCGGCCAGGAACCGGGTACCGCCGTATTCGCCTGCCCGGATGTGGACACCCTGAATATATTCCGGATCGAACGTACGGACCCCCTGGACGCCCCCGCCGACGGAGGCGTATCCTCGAGCTGA
- the pyrE gene encoding orotate phosphoribosyltransferase, whose product MSHSYKEAFITFMVRSGVLTFGDFTTKSGRRTPYFINTGNYKTGAQASQLGDYYAACIQEHFPDGVDCLFGPAYKGIPLAVAAASSLYRNYGRDLPYCFNRKEAKDHGEGGVMVGYKPQDGDRVAIVEDVVTAGTAVRESIALFQQVADVSIRALFVSVDRMERGTRDCSTLDELREDYGITVCPIVTVREIIAFLHNREVDGKVYIDDAVKARMEAYLAEYGAR is encoded by the coding sequence ATGTCTCACTCTTATAAGGAAGCGTTCATCACGTTCATGGTGCGCTCCGGCGTGCTCACCTTCGGCGACTTCACCACCAAATCCGGACGCAGGACCCCCTACTTCATCAACACCGGCAACTACAAGACCGGCGCCCAGGCCAGCCAGCTGGGGGACTACTACGCCGCCTGCATCCAGGAGCACTTCCCCGACGGGGTGGACTGCCTCTTCGGCCCCGCCTACAAGGGCATCCCCCTGGCGGTGGCGGCGGCCTCCTCCCTCTACCGGAACTACGGTCGGGACCTCCCCTACTGCTTCAACCGCAAGGAGGCCAAGGACCACGGCGAAGGCGGGGTCATGGTGGGCTACAAGCCCCAGGACGGCGACCGGGTGGCCATTGTGGAGGACGTGGTCACCGCCGGCACCGCCGTGCGGGAGTCCATCGCCCTTTTCCAGCAGGTGGCCGACGTGTCCATCCGGGCCCTCTTCGTCTCCGTGGACCGCATGGAGCGGGGCACCCGGGACTGCTCCACCCTGGACGAGCTCCGGGAGGATTACGGCATCACCGTCTGCCCCATCGTCACCGTCCGGGAGATCATCGCCTTCCTCCACAACCGGGAGGTGGACGGCAAGGTCTATATCGACGACGCCGTAAAGGCCCGCATGGAGGCCTACCTGGCGGAGTACGGGGCCCGTTGA
- a CDS encoding transposase, whose amino-acid sequence MSRIVGRDDPGAPYRPELLPAGRILDRYLQMIPTAYPNITMHHSVIMPNHVHLLLSVDAGEHTAEGAPRSSRPTQLVPRMITALKRFTNQDMQNDLWQGGFHDHIIRSEADYLRIWAYMDQNPAKWREDRYHEEAYP is encoded by the coding sequence TTGTCCCGGATCGTGGGGCGCGACGACCCCGGCGCGCCATACCGCCCGGAACTTCTGCCGGCCGGCCGAATTTTGGACCGCTATCTCCAAATGATCCCCACTGCCTATCCGAATATCACCATGCACCATTCTGTGATCATGCCAAACCATGTCCATCTGCTCCTGTCCGTCGATGCGGGGGAACATACGGCCGAAGGCGCGCCGAGGTCGTCGCGCCCCACACAATTGGTGCCGCGCATGATCACCGCCCTCAAGCGCTTTACAAATCAGGACATGCAAAACGACCTCTGGCAGGGCGGCTTCCACGACCACATCATCCGCAGTGAGGCCGATTATCTGCGGATATGGGCATATATGGACCAAAACCCGGCCAAGTGGCGGGAGGACCGCTATCACGAGGAGGCGTATCCATGA
- a CDS encoding ATP-dependent RecD-like DNA helicase encodes MEENKELTVLEGTVDSVVFRNEENGYTVLRLTVGEGEPVTVVGCMPGAAPGEGLSVQGSWGRHASYGEQFKAEIVERRVPVGEKAILEYLSSGAVKGVGSSTARRLVEEFGADTFTVLEEHPEYLTRIKGITRKRALQIGDAFRLQMGMRLLLAFLGEHGLPLQLGMPLYRRYGNQALDVLQDNPYLLVDEELGVSFSTADQLALDLGTAGEDPQRVEAGLLFELRHNLMNGHTFLPARKLAWATGQLLGLEDGLPLTEALDALTERGEIVRETVAGEDACYLAQMQEAEAYVAFRLTEFCQRELLPPEGLTGIIDRIEAAQGIQYAPQQREAVGMAAWRQVMLLTGGPGTGKTTCLRGVLALFDHLGLETALCAPTGRAAKRLSEACGTEAATIHRLLETQFDQHTGELVFAHGEDEPLAVDAVIVDETSMVDIPLMRALLAALRGDCRLILVGDPDQLPSVGPGNLLSDLLRSGQVPTVRLTEIFRQAAQSAIVMNAHLVDRGEVPDLRNQYRDFFFLRRRDPLRTAETVVELVRTRLPEKMGIPEDQIQVLSPTRRHQSGTFSLNQMLQAALNPPEEGKGERRFGSYLFRTGDRVMQVRNNYDLMWKESGGLGAGMGVFNGDIGRITEIDPRGDRITVDFDGRVVEYAPDMLGELEPAYAMTVHKAQGSEYRAVVLAVCDGAPLLLTRGVLYTAITRAKELFILVGDEEKVVQMVRNDRQQRRYSGLRARLAAAEAGPPVQSP; translated from the coding sequence TTGGAGGAGAACAAGGAATTGACGGTCCTGGAGGGCACGGTGGACTCGGTGGTTTTCCGCAATGAAGAAAACGGCTACACCGTGCTGCGCCTCACCGTGGGGGAGGGCGAACCGGTGACGGTGGTGGGCTGCATGCCCGGCGCCGCCCCCGGCGAGGGGCTCTCCGTCCAGGGAAGCTGGGGCCGCCACGCCTCCTATGGAGAGCAGTTCAAGGCTGAAATCGTGGAGCGCCGGGTCCCCGTGGGGGAAAAGGCCATCCTGGAATACCTGTCCTCCGGCGCGGTGAAGGGGGTGGGCTCCTCCACCGCACGGCGGCTGGTGGAGGAGTTCGGCGCGGATACCTTCACCGTGCTGGAGGAGCACCCGGAGTACCTCACCCGCATCAAGGGCATCACCCGGAAGCGGGCCCTCCAGATCGGGGACGCCTTCCGGCTCCAGATGGGCATGCGCCTGCTGCTGGCCTTTCTGGGGGAGCACGGCCTCCCCCTCCAGTTGGGCATGCCCCTCTACCGCCGGTACGGAAACCAGGCCCTGGACGTGCTGCAGGACAACCCCTACCTGCTGGTGGACGAGGAGCTGGGCGTATCCTTTTCCACAGCGGATCAGCTGGCCCTGGACCTGGGCACGGCGGGAGAGGACCCCCAGCGGGTGGAGGCCGGGCTCCTCTTCGAGCTCCGGCACAACCTGATGAACGGGCACACCTTCCTCCCCGCCCGCAAGCTGGCGTGGGCCACCGGCCAGCTTCTGGGGCTGGAGGACGGTCTGCCCCTCACCGAGGCCCTGGACGCCCTGACGGAGCGGGGAGAGATCGTGCGGGAGACCGTGGCGGGTGAGGACGCCTGCTATCTGGCCCAGATGCAGGAGGCGGAGGCCTATGTGGCCTTCCGACTCACCGAGTTCTGCCAACGGGAGCTGCTGCCTCCGGAGGGGCTCACGGGCATCATCGACCGCATCGAGGCCGCCCAGGGCATCCAGTACGCCCCCCAGCAGCGGGAGGCAGTGGGCATGGCGGCCTGGCGGCAGGTGATGCTGCTCACCGGCGGGCCGGGCACCGGCAAGACCACCTGCCTGCGGGGGGTGCTCGCCCTCTTCGACCACCTGGGACTGGAGACCGCCCTGTGCGCCCCCACGGGCCGGGCGGCCAAGCGGCTCAGCGAAGCCTGCGGCACCGAGGCGGCCACCATCCACCGCCTGCTGGAGACCCAGTTCGACCAGCACACGGGGGAGCTGGTCTTTGCCCACGGCGAGGACGAGCCCCTGGCCGTGGACGCCGTCATCGTGGACGAGACCTCCATGGTGGACATCCCCCTCATGCGGGCCCTGCTGGCCGCCCTGCGGGGGGACTGCCGCCTCATCCTGGTGGGGGACCCGGATCAGCTTCCCTCCGTGGGGCCGGGGAATCTGCTCTCCGATCTGCTGCGCAGCGGCCAGGTGCCCACGGTGCGCCTCACCGAGATCTTCCGCCAGGCCGCCCAAAGCGCCATCGTCATGAACGCTCACCTGGTGGACCGGGGAGAGGTGCCCGACCTGCGGAACCAGTACAGGGACTTTTTCTTCCTCCGCCGGCGGGACCCCCTGCGGACGGCGGAGACCGTGGTCGAGCTGGTCAGGACCCGGCTGCCCGAAAAAATGGGCATCCCGGAGGATCAGATCCAGGTGCTCTCCCCCACCCGCCGGCACCAGAGCGGCACCTTTTCCCTCAACCAGATGCTCCAGGCCGCCCTCAACCCCCCGGAAGAGGGCAAGGGGGAGCGGCGGTTCGGCTCTTATCTCTTCCGCACCGGGGACCGGGTGATGCAGGTGCGGAACAACTACGACCTCATGTGGAAGGAGTCTGGGGGGCTGGGCGCCGGTATGGGGGTTTTCAACGGGGACATCGGCCGCATCACGGAGATCGACCCCAGGGGGGATCGGATCACTGTGGACTTCGACGGGCGGGTGGTGGAGTACGCCCCCGATATGCTGGGGGAGCTGGAGCCCGCCTACGCCATGACCGTACATAAGGCCCAGGGCAGCGAGTACCGGGCGGTGGTGCTGGCGGTGTGCGACGGCGCCCCCCTACTCCTTACCCGAGGCGTGCTCTATACCGCCATCACCCGTGCCAAAGAACTCTTCATCCTGGTAGGGGATGAGGAAAAGGTGGTCCAGATGGTCCGCAACGACCGGCAGCAGCGGCGGTATTCCGGCCTGCGGGCCAGACTGGCCGCCGCGGAGGCCGGTCCACCTGTTCAGTCCCCCTAG
- the uvrA gene encoding excinuclease ABC subunit UvrA, with amino-acid sequence MLDHISVKGARANNLKNIDVTIPRDKLVVLTGLSGSGKSSLAFDTIYAEGQRRYVESLSSYARMFLGQMEKPDVDYIDGLSPAISIDQKTTSKNPRSTVGTVTEIYDYLRLLWARVGTPHCPKCGKEIRQQTVDQIIDQVMTLPEATRIQVMAPVIRGKKGEHQKIFEDARKSGYVRVRCDGSIYDLTEEIKLDKNRKHSIEVVVDRLVIKEDVARRLTDSVETAAGLSGGLVVINIVNEDRDLLFSQNYACEDCGISIEELAPRMFSFNNPFGACPTCTGLGSQLKVDPALIIPNPGLSILEGAISASGWNNVKGDSISRMYFEALAKQYGFKLTTPVKDLPPEVLDVILHGTRGEKLKLTYDRAQGQGTLYQAFEGVVNNLERRYRETQSDAMRRELEDCMSERPCPDCGGKRLRKEALAVTVGGISIHDFCQMSVTQALDFVGGLELSPQKLLIAERILKEIKSRLGFLQSVGLQYLTLSRAAGTLSGGESQRIRLATQIGSSLMGVLYILDEPSIGLHQRDNDKLLATLKRLRDLGNTLLVVEHDEDTMRAADYIVDIGPGAGVHGGEVVACGTAEEVMNTPGSITGDYLSGRRKIPVPAERRKGSGKFLTVRGAAENNLRHVDVSIPLGTFTCVTGVSGSGKSSLVNEILYKKLGADLNRVKVRAGRHDAIEGEEYLDKVIDIDQSPIGRTPRSNPATYTGLFNDIRDLFASTPDAKARGYGPGRFSFNVRGGRCEACSGDGLIKIEMHFLPDIYVPCEVCKGKRYNRETLEVKYKGKNIYEVLDMTVDEALPFFENLPRIYNKLQTLYDVGLSYVKLGQPSTELSGGEAQRVKLATELAKRATGRTIYILDEPTTGLHTYDVHKLIEVLQRLVDAGNSVVVIEHNLDVIKTADYVIDLGPEGGDGGGTIVCTGTPEEVARCEASYTGQYLKTVLK; translated from the coding sequence ATGCTAGACCACATCTCCGTCAAAGGCGCCCGGGCCAACAACCTGAAAAACATCGACGTCACCATCCCCCGGGACAAGCTGGTGGTGCTCACGGGCCTCTCCGGCTCCGGCAAGTCCTCCCTGGCCTTCGACACCATCTACGCAGAGGGCCAGCGCCGGTACGTGGAGTCTCTCTCCTCTTACGCCCGGATGTTCCTGGGCCAGATGGAAAAGCCCGACGTGGACTATATCGACGGCCTCTCCCCCGCCATCTCCATCGACCAGAAGACCACCTCCAAAAACCCCCGCTCCACCGTGGGCACCGTCACCGAGATCTATGACTATCTCCGCCTGCTGTGGGCCCGGGTGGGCACCCCCCACTGCCCCAAGTGCGGCAAGGAGATCCGGCAGCAGACCGTGGACCAGATCATCGATCAGGTGATGACCCTGCCGGAGGCCACCCGCATCCAGGTCATGGCCCCCGTCATCCGGGGCAAGAAGGGCGAGCATCAGAAGATCTTCGAGGACGCCCGGAAGTCCGGCTACGTCCGGGTCCGGTGCGACGGGTCCATCTACGACCTCACCGAGGAGATCAAGCTGGACAAGAACCGGAAGCACAGCATCGAGGTGGTGGTGGACCGGCTGGTCATCAAAGAGGACGTCGCCCGCCGCCTCACCGACTCGGTGGAGACCGCCGCCGGCCTCTCCGGCGGCCTGGTGGTCATCAACATCGTAAACGAGGACCGGGACCTTCTCTTCTCCCAGAACTACGCCTGCGAGGACTGCGGCATCTCCATCGAAGAGCTGGCCCCCCGCATGTTCTCCTTCAACAACCCCTTCGGCGCCTGTCCCACCTGCACCGGTCTGGGCAGCCAGCTCAAGGTGGACCCCGCCCTCATCATCCCCAACCCCGGTCTCTCCATTCTGGAGGGCGCCATCTCCGCCTCGGGCTGGAACAACGTGAAGGGGGACTCCATCTCCCGCATGTATTTTGAGGCGCTGGCCAAGCAGTACGGCTTCAAGCTCACCACCCCGGTGAAGGATCTGCCCCCCGAGGTGCTGGACGTCATCCTCCACGGCACCAGGGGGGAAAAGCTGAAGCTCACCTACGACCGCGCCCAGGGCCAGGGCACCCTGTACCAGGCCTTTGAGGGCGTGGTCAACAATCTGGAGCGCCGCTACCGGGAGACCCAGTCCGACGCCATGCGCCGGGAGCTGGAGGACTGCATGTCCGAGCGCCCCTGCCCCGACTGCGGCGGCAAGCGACTGCGGAAAGAGGCCCTGGCCGTCACCGTGGGCGGCATCAGCATCCACGACTTCTGTCAGATGTCGGTGACCCAGGCCCTGGACTTCGTAGGCGGGCTCGAGCTCTCTCCCCAGAAGCTGCTCATCGCCGAGCGCATCCTCAAGGAGATCAAGAGCCGCCTGGGCTTTCTCCAGTCGGTGGGGCTCCAGTACCTCACCCTCAGCCGGGCCGCCGGGACCCTCTCCGGCGGCGAGAGCCAGCGCATCCGCCTGGCCACCCAGATCGGCTCCTCCCTCATGGGGGTCCTCTATATCCTGGACGAGCCCTCCATCGGCCTCCACCAGCGGGACAACGACAAGCTCCTGGCCACTCTCAAGCGGCTGCGGGACCTGGGCAACACCCTGCTGGTGGTGGAACACGACGAGGACACCATGCGCGCAGCGGACTATATCGTGGATATTGGCCCCGGAGCCGGGGTCCACGGCGGCGAGGTGGTGGCCTGCGGCACGGCCGAGGAGGTCATGAACACCCCCGGCTCCATCACCGGCGACTACCTCTCCGGGCGGCGGAAGATCCCCGTCCCGGCGGAGCGCCGGAAGGGCAGCGGAAAATTTCTCACCGTCCGGGGGGCGGCGGAGAACAACCTGCGGCACGTGGACGTGTCCATCCCCCTGGGGACCTTTACCTGCGTCACCGGCGTGTCCGGCTCCGGCAAGTCCTCCCTGGTCAATGAGATCCTCTACAAAAAGCTGGGGGCCGATCTCAACCGGGTGAAGGTCCGCGCCGGCAGGCACGACGCCATCGAGGGGGAGGAGTATCTGGACAAGGTCATCGACATCGACCAGTCCCCTATCGGCCGTACGCCCCGCTCCAACCCCGCCACCTACACCGGCCTCTTTAACGACATCCGGGACCTCTTCGCCTCTACCCCCGACGCCAAGGCCCGGGGCTACGGGCCGGGCCGCTTTTCCTTCAACGTGCGGGGCGGGCGGTGCGAGGCCTGCTCCGGAGACGGCCTCATCAAGATCGAGATGCACTTCCTCCCGGACATCTACGTCCCCTGCGAGGTCTGCAAGGGTAAGCGCTACAACCGGGAGACCCTGGAAGTCAAGTATAAGGGCAAGAACATCTACGAGGTGCTGGATATGACCGTGGACGAAGCCCTGCCCTTCTTTGAAAATCTGCCCCGCATCTACAACAAGCTCCAGACTCTTTACGACGTGGGCCTCTCCTATGTGAAGCTGGGCCAGCCCTCCACCGAGCTCTCCGGCGGCGAGGCCCAGCGCGTGAAGCTGGCCACGGAGCTGGCCAAGCGAGCCACGGGCCGGACCATCTATATCCTGGATGAGCCCACCACGGGCCTGCACACCTACGACGTCCACAAGCTCATCGAGGTGCTCCAGCGCCTGGTGGACGCAGGGAATTCCGTCGTGGTCATCGAGCACAACCTGGACGTCATCAAGACGGCGGACTATGTCATCGACCTGGGCCCCGAGGGCGGCGACGGCGGCGGCACCATCGTCTGCACCGGCACGCCGGAGGAGGTGGCCCGGTGTGAGGCCAGCTACACCGGCCAGTACCTGAAGACCGTGCTCAAGTAG
- a CDS encoding UvrB/UvrC motif-containing protein, with the protein MPRGCEIIRGPHAAKPHGAMREASKRLEFEYAAVLRDRIIELRWK; encoded by the coding sequence TTGCCCCGAGGATGTGAGATCATTCGGGGTCCCCATGCGGCAAAGCCGCATGGGGCGATGCGGGAGGCCAGCAAGCGGCTGGAGTTCGAGTACGCCGCCGTCCTCCGCGACCGCATCATCGAGCTGAGATGGAAGTAA
- a CDS encoding COG2426 family protein, giving the protein MWYNISHEVIVVLDLLEWLQNNQLGEMVFTTLVSMVPVVELRGGLPFGVALGLPYWAAYLSAVVGNILPAPFIVVYIRRIFQWMRRRLPRLDHLVDRLEAKAHLKGRKVTKYKYLGLMLFVAVPLPGTGAWTGALAAAFLDMPLRKALPSIFAGVLIAGFLILGLTYGFTSLF; this is encoded by the coding sequence ATGTGGTACAATATCTCCCATGAGGTGATCGTCGTTTTGGATCTGTTAGAGTGGCTGCAAAACAATCAGTTGGGCGAGATGGTCTTTACCACCTTGGTGTCCATGGTGCCGGTGGTGGAGCTGCGGGGCGGGCTCCCCTTCGGCGTGGCCTTGGGGCTGCCCTATTGGGCCGCCTATCTGTCCGCCGTGGTGGGGAACATCCTGCCCGCCCCCTTCATCGTCGTCTATATCCGGCGCATTTTTCAATGGATGCGCCGCCGCCTGCCCAGGCTGGACCATCTGGTGGACCGGCTGGAGGCCAAGGCCCACCTGAAGGGCCGGAAGGTGACGAAATACAAATATCTGGGGCTCATGCTTTTTGTAGCGGTGCCCCTGCCCGGCACCGGAGCCTGGACCGGCGCGCTGGCCGCCGCCTTTTTGGACATGCCGCTGCGGAAGGCCCTGCCCTCCATCTTCGCGGGCGTGCTCATCGCCGGGTTCCTCATCCTGGGCCTCACCTACGGCTTCACGTCCCTTTTTTAA
- a CDS encoding JAB domain-containing protein translates to MGLHDGHRKRLKAQFLSHGEDFHDHQLLELLLCYAIPQGDVNELSHALLERFGSLAGVMDALPESLRQVPGVGEHTAVLLKLVPKLAGRYDRDRASLGTVLNSTRAAGEFLAPYFRQGARNEMVYLVCMDAKRKVLGVHKLGEGSVNAADITSRKVVETALAQNATTAILAHNHISGLALPSQADLSTTRRLRAVLREVGVELSDHLIFADDDMVSLRDSGLFEWYGAEPPDF, encoded by the coding sequence GTGGGACTCCATGACGGACACCGCAAACGGCTCAAGGCCCAGTTTCTCTCCCACGGGGAGGATTTTCACGACCACCAGCTCCTGGAGCTTCTGCTGTGCTACGCCATCCCTCAGGGGGACGTGAACGAGCTCTCCCACGCCCTGCTGGAGCGGTTCGGCTCCCTGGCCGGCGTCATGGACGCCCTGCCCGAATCCCTCCGGCAGGTCCCCGGGGTGGGGGAGCACACCGCCGTCCTTCTCAAGCTGGTGCCCAAGCTGGCGGGGCGGTACGACCGGGACCGGGCCAGCCTGGGCACCGTCCTCAACTCCACCCGGGCCGCCGGGGAATTCCTGGCCCCCTATTTTCGCCAGGGCGCCCGGAACGAGATGGTCTATCTGGTGTGTATGGACGCCAAGCGCAAGGTGCTGGGCGTCCACAAGCTGGGCGAGGGCTCGGTGAACGCCGCCGACATCACCTCCCGCAAGGTGGTGGAGACCGCCCTGGCTCAAAATGCCACCACCGCCATCCTGGCCCATAACCACATCTCCGGCCTGGCCCTCCCATCCCAGGCCGACCTGAGCACCACCCGCAGACTCCGGGCCGTTCTCCGGGAGGTGGGGGTGGAGCTCTCCGACCACCTCATCTTCGCCGACGACGACATGGTCTCCCTCCGGGACAGCGGCCTGTTTGAGTGGTACGGGGCGGAGCCGCCGGATTTTTAA
- a CDS encoding UvrB/UvrC motif-containing protein, producing MPRGCEIIRGPHAALPHGAMREASKRLEFKYAAVLRDRIIELRGQ from the coding sequence TTGCCCCGAGGATGTGAGATCATTCGGGGTCCCCATGCGGCTTTGCCGCATGGGGCGATGCGGGAGGCCAGCAAGCGGCTGGAGTTCAAGTACGCCGCCGTCCTCCGCGACCGCATCATTGAGCTGAGGGGTCAGTAG
- the uvrB gene encoding excinuclease ABC subunit UvrB, producing the protein MPDFKVVSPYEPAGDQPEAIAALAAGIENGLSEQALLGVTGSGKTFTMAKVIEKVQKPTLVLAHNKTLAAQLCAEFKEFFPDNAVEYFVSYYDYYQPEAYIPHTDTFIEKDSATNDEIDRLRLSATASLIERRDVIVVSSVSCIYGLGEPDDYAKMMVPLRVGAEFPRDELLRRLVEIRYERNDIAFERNMFRVRGDTVEVWPAYFKDTAIRIEYFGDEIDRLSEINVVTGTPVRRLEHLPIFPASHYITPKEKMDKAIGEIYRELEERVAFFESRNMLVEAQRIKQRTLYDIEMMQELGYCSGIENYSRVIAGRPVGSAPMTLMDYFPKDFLLFIDESHVTLPQVRAMYNGDRARKTTLVDYGFRLPCAFDNRPLKFEEFEQRVNQVVYVSATPGEYERTRAGQIVEQVIRPTGLLDPRIDVRPVEGQIDDLIGEINDRTARKERVLVTTLTKKMAEDLTAYLKNAGIKVQYMHHDIDTIERQEIIRDLRLGTYDVLVGINLLREGLDLPEVSLVAILDADKEGFLRSETSLIQTIGRAARNADGLVVMYADKMTPSMMAAIGETERRRKKQDAYNRARGIVPRTIIKSVRDVIELSAEEEETEQLMRRKTKLSKKERDAAVEKLEKEMREASKRLEFEYAAVLRDRIIELRGQ; encoded by the coding sequence GTGCCTGATTTCAAAGTCGTCTCCCCCTATGAGCCCGCCGGGGACCAGCCCGAGGCCATCGCGGCCCTGGCCGCGGGCATCGAGAACGGGCTGAGCGAGCAGGCCCTGCTGGGCGTCACCGGCTCCGGCAAGACCTTCACCATGGCCAAGGTCATCGAGAAGGTCCAGAAGCCCACCCTGGTGCTGGCCCACAACAAGACGCTGGCCGCCCAGCTCTGCGCCGAGTTCAAGGAATTCTTCCCGGACAACGCCGTGGAATATTTCGTCAGCTACTACGACTACTATCAGCCCGAGGCCTATATCCCCCACACCGACACCTTCATCGAGAAGGACTCCGCCACCAACGATGAGATCGACCGGCTGCGTCTCTCCGCTACCGCCTCCCTCATCGAGCGGCGGGACGTCATCGTGGTCTCCTCCGTCTCCTGCATCTACGGCCTGGGCGAGCCGGACGACTATGCCAAGATGATGGTCCCCCTGCGGGTGGGCGCCGAGTTCCCCCGGGATGAGCTCCTCAGGCGCCTGGTGGAGATCCGCTACGAGCGCAACGACATCGCCTTTGAGAGGAACATGTTCCGGGTGCGGGGGGACACGGTAGAGGTCTGGCCCGCCTATTTCAAGGATACCGCCATCCGCATCGAGTACTTCGGCGACGAGATCGACCGCCTCAGCGAGATCAATGTGGTCACCGGCACCCCGGTCCGGCGGCTGGAGCACCTGCCCATCTTCCCCGCCAGCCACTACATCACCCCCAAGGAGAAGATGGACAAGGCCATCGGGGAGATCTACCGGGAGCTGGAGGAGCGGGTGGCCTTCTTTGAGTCCCGGAACATGCTGGTGGAGGCCCAGCGCATCAAGCAGCGCACCCTCTACGACATTGAGATGATGCAGGAGCTGGGCTATTGCTCCGGCATCGAGAACTACTCCCGCGTCATCGCCGGGCGGCCCGTGGGTTCCGCCCCCATGACCCTGATGGACTACTTCCCCAAAGATTTTCTCCTGTTCATCGACGAGTCCCATGTCACCCTGCCCCAGGTCCGGGCCATGTACAACGGGGACCGGGCCCGCAAGACCACCCTGGTGGACTACGGCTTCCGCCTCCCCTGCGCGTTTGACAACCGGCCGCTGAAATTTGAGGAATTCGAGCAGCGGGTCAACCAGGTGGTGTACGTCTCGGCCACGCCGGGGGAGTATGAGCGCACCCGGGCGGGGCAGATCGTGGAGCAGGTCATCCGCCCCACCGGACTGCTGGACCCCCGCATTGACGTGCGGCCCGTGGAGGGCCAGATCGACGATCTGATCGGCGAGATCAACGACCGGACGGCCCGGAAGGAGCGGGTGCTGGTCACCACCCTCACCAAAAAGATGGCGGAGGACCTGACCGCCTATCTGAAAAACGCCGGCATCAAGGTGCAGTATATGCACCACGATATCGACACCATCGAGCGGCAGGAGATCATCCGGGACCTGCGGCTGGGGACCTACGACGTGCTGGTGGGCATCAACCTCCTGCGGGAGGGCCTGGACCTGCCGGAGGTGAGCCTGGTGGCCATTCTGGACGCGGACAAGGAGGGCTTCCTCCGCAGCGAGACCTCCCTCATCCAGACCATCGGGCGGGCCGCCCGGAACGCCGACGGCCTTGTGGTCATGTACGCCGACAAGATGACTCCCTCCATGATGGCGGCCATCGGCGAGACCGAGCGGCGGCGGAAGAAGCAGGACGCCTATAACAGGGCCCGCGGCATCGTGCCCAGGACCATCATCAAATCCGTTCGGGACGTCATCGAGCTCTCCGCCGAAGAGGAGGAGACCGAGCAGCTCATGCGCCGCAAGACCAAGCTCTCCAAAAAGGAGCGGGACGCCGCCGTGGAAAAGCTGGAAAAGGAGATGCGGGAGGCCAGCAAGCGGCTGGAGTTCGAGTACGCCGCCGTCCTCCGCGACCGCATCATTGAGCTGAGGGGTCAGTAG